The following proteins come from a genomic window of Lolium rigidum isolate FL_2022 chromosome 5, APGP_CSIRO_Lrig_0.1, whole genome shotgun sequence:
- the LOC124652968 gene encoding zinc finger CCCH domain-containing protein 53-like has product MDAYEATKVVFARVQALDPDLASTIMGMLLTQDKNEEDMIRLAFGPEHLLHAVVARARADLIAAAHHKKPSSPPMAPWASGLSTEDAPFSADQARFDGGGGGEGFYPPDEFGCWSPASGGQHRRSFSLSDADAGGWKPCMYYARGFCKNGSSCRFVHGLPDHLSEQDMEAWTAAVRSELMASAFPFSPPPRGLNFLLQQHQQQQQTDSQRAAAAAMLLGGGGDDMHKFPPVRSPRLDRGGDLASNPAARQIYLTFPADSTFSEEDVSSYFSFFGPVQDVRIPYQQKRMFGFVTFVYAETVRLILAKGNPHFVCDARVLVKPYKEKGKVPDRFRKFQPTHHGDFPGCTTPTGLLDSRDPFDLQSPQIGPRMMYGNIGNHEAFLRRKLEEQQQAAELQQAIELQGRRFMGLQLLDLKSRGHHHLVSPVGLRQQADGNAIHLEDATIQDHKMISGGRAMMTSAPVAISAIATEGKLHGEEGDGSPKQRVNSGEDEKTGHPGAAASAAPSVNLFQESGVEEHNLPDSPFASPTKAIGAAVASAEPAHAGNIGSPHLVASSLFPPTPPTLELPPYKSCFFQVPRFSPGHGAIGL; this is encoded by the exons ATGGACGCCTACGAGGCCACCAAGGTGGTGTTCGCGCGGGTGCAGGCGCTCGACCCGGACCTCGCCTCCACGATCATGGGCATGCTCCTCACCCAGGACAAGAACGAGGAGGACATGATCCGCCTCGCCTTCGGCCCCGAGCACCTGCTCCACGCCGTCGTCGCCAGGGCGCGCGCCGACCTCATCGCGGCCGCCCACCACAAGAAACCTTCCTCTCCGCCCATGGCGCCGTGGGCCTCCGGGCTGTCCACGGAGGACGCGCCGTTCTCCGCCGACCAGGCGAGATtcgacggcggcggtggaggggaaGGGTTTTACCCGCCGGACGAGTTCGGGTGCTGGTCCCCGGCGAGTGGCGGGCAACACCGTCGGAGCTTCTCGCTCAGCGACGCCGACGCGGGCGGCTGGAAGCCGTGTATGTACTACGCGCGCGGCTTCTGCAAGAACGGCTCCTCCTGCCGCTTCGTGCACGGCCTGCCCGACCACCTCAGCGAACAGGACATGGAGGCCTGGACGGCGGCCGTGCGGTCGGAGCTCATGGCGTCCGCCTTCCCCTTCTCGCCTCCTCCCAGAGGCCTCAACTTCCTGCTCCAGcaacaccagcagcagcagcagaccgACTCCCAGAG ggcggcggcggcggccatgctgCTTGGTGGCGGCGGAGACGACATGCACAAGTTTCCTCCCGTGCGGTCTCCTCGACTGGACCGCGGCGGCGACCTAGCCTCCAACCCTGCGGCGCGCCAGATCTACCTCACGTTCCCTGCTGACTCCACCTTCAGCGAGGAGGACGTGTCCAGCTACTTCAG CTTCTTCGGGCCGGTGCAGGACGTGCGCATCCCGTATCAGCAGAAGCGCATGTTCGGCTTCGTCACCTTCGTGTACGCCGAGACGGTGAGGCTCATCCTCGCCAAGGGAAACCCGCATTTCGTCTGCGACGCGCGCGTCCTCGTCAAGCCATACAAGGAGAAGGGCAAGGTCCCCGACAGGTTCAG GAAGTTCCAGCCCACGCATCATGGCGATTTCCCCGGATGCACGACGCCCACCGGTCTGCTCGATTCCAGGGACCCTTTCGACCTTCAGTCGCCACAGATCG GGCCGAGGATGATGTACGGCAACATTGGCAATCACGAGGCGTTCCTGAGGAGGAAGctggaggagcagcagcaggcggCGGAGCTTCAGCAGGCCATCGAGCTGCAGGGCCGCCGTTTCATGGGTCTGCAGCTCCTGGACCTCAAGAGCAGGGGTCACCACCATCTCGTCTCGCCGGTGGGTCTCCGGCAGCAGGCTGATGGCAATGCCATCCATTTGGAGGATGCCACCATCCAAG ATCACAAGATGATCAGTGGGGGACGTGCCATGATGACATCTGCCCCTGTTGCTATTTCTGCCATTGCCACAGAAGGCAAGCTGCATGGGGAGGAGGGCGATGGGAGTCCCAAGCAAAGGGTCAACTCTGGGGAAGATGAGAAGACCGGTCATCCTGGGGCAGCAGCATCAGCAGCTCCCAGTGTTAATCTATTCCAAGAAAG TGGCGTGGAGGAGCACAACCTGCCTGATAGCCCCTTTGCATCTCCAACAAAGGCCATTGGGGCTGCTGTTGCTTCTGCAGAACCAGCTCATGCTGGCAACATCGGGAGCCCTCATCTGGTGGCCTCATCTCTGTTCCCTCCTACACCACCCACCCTTGAGCTGCCCCCTTACAAATCCTGCTTCTTCCAAGTGCCCAG GTTCTCTCCTGGGCATGGTGCCATTGGGCTGTGA